Proteins from a genomic interval of Cottoperca gobio chromosome 8, fCotGob3.1, whole genome shotgun sequence:
- the LOC115011647 gene encoding chromosomal protein D1-like isoform X1 yields the protein MGVLHSTSKEGRRCQHGANLTEVVQADSNSMEEEIRTDETEQGDVSTNEGDSSVGMSDNSPTKRGRGRPQGSKKLKICVRDDVNLMKLVSGISSDGSTQPPRGRGRPKLTKHTEQQVSGHDHADSSVQTPGSKKQASNEDSLTTDHSPKKRGRPRKSLSISTPDTPQARRGRPKGSTKRKSESLASEENEKPWLELSSEDEDDADGSPNSLIRKRGRPRKVVTPGETTQDSSKAVSEKPHRKRGRPRKSIVQVSGDEQELVTDGSQPAKRARGRPKSTFNKKVPGKVGRPNITLLARGKRGRPRKQPAKRGRPRKYPLPPHVDPPEGPPPAAHRSRGRPRKTSPASSSSPHNPEVGSPRKRGRPKGSGNKNKSISDHTPQPFKSKE from the exons ATGGGAGTACTACACTCAACAAGTAAGGAAGGCAGAAGGTGTCAGCATG GTGCAAACCTAACAGAGGTAGTACAAGCTGACAGCAACAGTATGGAAGAGGAAATCAGAACGGATGAGACAGAACAAGGAGATGTGTCGACCAATGAGGGAGATTCCAGTGTTGGCATGTCCGACAACAGTCCAACTAAAAGAGGAAGGGGGAGGCCACAAGGGTCAAAGAAGTTAAAGATTTGTGTTCGAGACGACGTAAACCTGATGAAGCTGGTTTCAGGCATTTCCAGCGATGGGTCCACACAGCCCCCGAGGGGAAGAGGGCGTCCAAaactcacaaaacacacagagcagcaagtATCAGGACACGACCATGCTGATTCTTCTGTGCAAACTCCAGGGTCCAAGAAACAGGCCAGTAATGAAGACAGCCTTACGACAGACCATTCTCCAAAGAAGAGAGGCAGGCCAAGAAAGTCTCTCAGCATTAGCACCCCTGATACACCACAAGCGAGAAGGGGTCGTCCAAAGGGATCCACGAAGCGCAAGTCAGAAAGTTTAGCAAGTGAAGAGAATGAGAAACCCTGGCTGGAGTTGAGCAGTGAGGATGAGGACGATGCTGATGGAAGCCCAAACTCACTGATAAGGAAGAGAGGTCGACCCAGGAAGGTGGTAACACCGGGGGAGACGACACAGGATTCATCAAAGGCCGTCTCAGAGAAGCCTCATCGAAAGAGAGGAAGGCCAAGAAAAAGCATTGTACAGGTGAGCGGAGATGAACAAGAACTGGTCACAGATGGCTCCCAGCCAGCTAAGAGGGCAAGAGGTCGACCTAAAAGCACTTTTAACAAAAAGGTGCCCGGTAAGGTGGGCCGGCCTAATATAACCCTACTCGCAAGAGGGAAGCGTGGACGACCAAGAAAACAACCTGCCAAAAGGGGAAGGCCACGAAAGTACCCTCTGCCGCCACACGTTGATCCTCCAGAGGGGCCTCCACCAGCCGCTCACAGAAGCCGCGGTCGGCCTCGCAAGACTTCACCTGCCTCTTCATCCTCACCACACAACCCCGAAGTTGGATCCCCACGGAAAAGGGGCCGCCCTAAAGGTTCaggcaacaaaaataaatccataaGTGATCACACTCCCCAACCCttcaaaagcaaagagtga
- the LOC115011647 gene encoding chromosomal protein D1-like isoform X2 produces MGVLHSTSANLTEVVQADSNSMEEEIRTDETEQGDVSTNEGDSSVGMSDNSPTKRGRGRPQGSKKLKICVRDDVNLMKLVSGISSDGSTQPPRGRGRPKLTKHTEQQVSGHDHADSSVQTPGSKKQASNEDSLTTDHSPKKRGRPRKSLSISTPDTPQARRGRPKGSTKRKSESLASEENEKPWLELSSEDEDDADGSPNSLIRKRGRPRKVVTPGETTQDSSKAVSEKPHRKRGRPRKSIVQVSGDEQELVTDGSQPAKRARGRPKSTFNKKVPGKVGRPNITLLARGKRGRPRKQPAKRGRPRKYPLPPHVDPPEGPPPAAHRSRGRPRKTSPASSSSPHNPEVGSPRKRGRPKGSGNKNKSISDHTPQPFKSKE; encoded by the exons ATGGGAGTACTACACTCAACAA GTGCAAACCTAACAGAGGTAGTACAAGCTGACAGCAACAGTATGGAAGAGGAAATCAGAACGGATGAGACAGAACAAGGAGATGTGTCGACCAATGAGGGAGATTCCAGTGTTGGCATGTCCGACAACAGTCCAACTAAAAGAGGAAGGGGGAGGCCACAAGGGTCAAAGAAGTTAAAGATTTGTGTTCGAGACGACGTAAACCTGATGAAGCTGGTTTCAGGCATTTCCAGCGATGGGTCCACACAGCCCCCGAGGGGAAGAGGGCGTCCAAaactcacaaaacacacagagcagcaagtATCAGGACACGACCATGCTGATTCTTCTGTGCAAACTCCAGGGTCCAAGAAACAGGCCAGTAATGAAGACAGCCTTACGACAGACCATTCTCCAAAGAAGAGAGGCAGGCCAAGAAAGTCTCTCAGCATTAGCACCCCTGATACACCACAAGCGAGAAGGGGTCGTCCAAAGGGATCCACGAAGCGCAAGTCAGAAAGTTTAGCAAGTGAAGAGAATGAGAAACCCTGGCTGGAGTTGAGCAGTGAGGATGAGGACGATGCTGATGGAAGCCCAAACTCACTGATAAGGAAGAGAGGTCGACCCAGGAAGGTGGTAACACCGGGGGAGACGACACAGGATTCATCAAAGGCCGTCTCAGAGAAGCCTCATCGAAAGAGAGGAAGGCCAAGAAAAAGCATTGTACAGGTGAGCGGAGATGAACAAGAACTGGTCACAGATGGCTCCCAGCCAGCTAAGAGGGCAAGAGGTCGACCTAAAAGCACTTTTAACAAAAAGGTGCCCGGTAAGGTGGGCCGGCCTAATATAACCCTACTCGCAAGAGGGAAGCGTGGACGACCAAGAAAACAACCTGCCAAAAGGGGAAGGCCACGAAAGTACCCTCTGCCGCCACACGTTGATCCTCCAGAGGGGCCTCCACCAGCCGCTCACAGAAGCCGCGGTCGGCCTCGCAAGACTTCACCTGCCTCTTCATCCTCACCACACAACCCCGAAGTTGGATCCCCACGGAAAAGGGGCCGCCCTAAAGGTTCaggcaacaaaaataaatccataaGTGATCACACTCCCCAACCCttcaaaagcaaagagtga